The nucleotide window AGGCGCGCAGCTCGAGCGGGTCGCTCCCGCGCGGGCGCACCTGGAGGATCAGCCGCCAGCCCCGCGTGACCGGGTTGTGCACCACCACCTGCTCGAGCAGCTCGCCCGGCTCGCCGCCGGCCGGTGCCAGCGTCACGATCCCGCGCAGGACGGTCTCGGGCGGAAGGATCGCCAGCTTCTCGCCCACGAAGTCGATCACGAAGCGGAAGGCGTCCTCGTAGGTGCCACGGTCGCGGCGCGTGGCAACCGCGCGCCCGCCGGGCGGCCGCTCCGGATCGTCCCCGTACCACCACATCCGGTACGTGAAGGGCATCGCCTGGCCAGGGGGCGCGACCTCGTCCGGCACCCAGAAGGCCACGGTGTTGTCGTGGATGTCCTGCTGGGTCGGAATCTCGATCAGCTCGACCCGGCCCGCGCCCCAGTCCCCGGCCGGTGCGATCCAGACGCTCGGCCGGGTGTCCTGGCGCGTCTCGAGGTCCTGGTAGTGGTCGAAGTTGCGGTCGCGCTGGAGCAGCCCGAAACCGCGCGGGTTCGTGAGGCGGAAGGCACTCACCGAGAGCGTGCGCGGGTTGGCGAGCGGGCGCCAGATCCACTCGCCGGTGCCGTCGTTGAGGAGCAGGCCGTCGGAGTCGTGGATCTCGGGCCGGAAGTCGGGCGGCGGACTCGGGGTGCCCTCGCCGAAGAAGAACATGCTGGTGAGCGGCCCGATCCCGAGCTTGCCGACCGGCTCGCGCAGGAAGACCCGCGAGTCGACGTCGACCAGCGTCTGCTCGCCCGGACGCACCACGAAGTGGAAGGCGCCCGTGGCGCGCGGGCTGTCGAGCAGTGCGTAGAGCTCGAGCTCGCGCGCCTGCGGTGACGGGCGCACCAGCCAGTACTCGCGGAACCAGGGGAACTCCTCGCCGCTCGGGAGCGCCGTGTCGATCGCGAGCCCGCGCGCCGAGAGGCCATAGGCCTGGTCGCGGCCGACCGCGCGGAAGTAGCTCGCGCCGAGGAAGACGATCACCTCGTCCTTGTACTCGGCCTTCTTGATCGGGAAGTGGACGCGGAACCCCGCGTAGCCCAGGTCCTGCGGCACGCGGCTCGCGAAGTCGTTCCTGCCGTAGTCGAACTGGCTCGGGGAGAAGGCGGCCTCGTGCACGCCCTGCGCGTCGACGACGTGGACCGCGATGGTGCGGTCGTAGAAGAGGCCGGGATGGAAGAACTGGATCTCGAAGTTGGACCGCTGTCCGCGCCAGAGCGCCTGTTCGGGCCGGAAGCGGATGTCGCGCCACTGGTCGTAGGAGATCTGGAGCAGCCAGTCCGGCACCTCGCCGTGCGGATCCTGGTAGGGCTTCCCGGCAAGCTGCTCCGCGCGCTTCGCGACGTCTTCGAGCCCGAACGCGCGCGCGCGAGCCGCCACGCCCGCGCTGGCGACGGCGCCCGCAACGACGATCCCGAGCGCACGAACCCACCCCGGCCGTCGTCCACCCGCCCCCACGGCACCTCCTGCGCGCCGCTCGCCGCGCGAGAGACGCATCTTCGGGAATTCCCCCGGAGGCGACAACGGTGGCAGGGCTCGACGCCTTCGTGCCCCAAGGGGAGCAAGGGCGCTCCGCCTTGACTCGAGGCCGGCTGGTGCTTACTCGACGGCCCCGTCGGGCGCGCCGCCTTCCGGCCGCCCGGCCTGCAACCAGGACGCTGCGAGAGGGCGCAGCCGGCGCGGCCGGCCGCGGCGCCTTTCGCGAGGAGAGCCAACGCTCATGAAGATCCGACCCCTGCACGACCGCATCCTCGTCAAGCGCATCGAGGAGGAGACCACGACCAAGGGCGGGATCATCATCCCCGACACCGCCAAGGAGAAGCCGCAGGAAGGCCGCGTCGTCGCGGTCGGCACCGGCAAGCAGCTCGAGGACGGCAGCGTGCGCCCGCTCGACGTGAAGACCGGCGACAAGGTGCTGTTCGGCAAGTACTCGGGCAACGAGGTCACGCTCGACGGCGACGAGCTCGTCATCATCCGCGAGGAAGACGTCCTCGCGATCATCGGCTGATAGGAGGAATCGACAGTCATGGCAGCCAAGGAGATCCGCTACCACCAGGACGCCCGCGCGAAGATCCTCGCGGGCGTGAACGGGCTCGCGAACGCGGTCCGCGTGACGCTCGGCCCCAAGGGCCGCAACGTCATCATCGAGAAGAGCTGGGGCTCACCGACGGTGACCAAGGACGGCGTCACCGTCGCCAAGGAAGTCGAGTTCGAGGACAAGTTCGAGAACATGGGCGCGCAGATGGTGAGGGAGGTCGCGAGCAAGACCTCCGACAACGCCGGTGACGGCACCACCACCGCGACCGTGCTCGCGCAGGCGATCTTCCGCGAGGGCAGCAAGCTCGTGGCCGCCGGCGTGAACCCGATGGAGCTCAAGCGCGGCATCGACAAGGCCGTCGGCGCCATCACCGACGAGCTGAAGAAGCTCTCCAAGCCGACCCGCAACAGCGAGGAGATCGCCCAGGTCGGCACCGTCTCCGCCAACGGCGACGAGACGATCGGCAAGATGCTGGCCGAGGCGATGGAGAAGGTCGGCAAGGAGGGCGTGATCACGGTCGAGGAGGCCAAGTCGATGGACTCGACCCTCGAGGTGGTCGAGGGCATGCAGTTCGACCGCGGCTACCTCTCGCCCTACTTCGTGACCGACCCGCAGCGCATGGAGACCGTGCTCGAGGACCCGCTGATCCTGCTCAACGAGAAGAAGATCTCGAGCATGAAGGACCTGCTCCCGATCCTCGAGCAGGTGGCGCGCCAGGGCAAGCCGCTGCTGATCGTGGCCGAGGAGGTCGAGGGCGAGGCGCTCGCGACGCTCGTGGTGAACAAGATCCGCGGCACGCTGCAGGCGGCCTGCGTGAAGGCGCCGGGCTTCGGCGATCGCCGCAAGGCGATGCTCCAGGACATGGCGATCCTCACGGGCGGCCAGGTGATCGCCGAGGAGCTCGGCCTCAAGCTCGAGAACGTGGCCCTCAAGGACCTCGGCAAGGCCAAGAAGGTCGTGATCGACAAGGACAACACGACGATCATCGACGGCGCCGGCGCCAAGAAGGAGATCGAGGGGCGCTGCAACGAGATCCGCAAGCAGGTCGAGGAGACGACCTCGGACTACGACCGCGAGAAGCTCCAGGAGCGGCTCGCGAAGCTCGTGGGCGGCGTCGCGGTGATCAAGGTGGGCGCCGCGACCGAGAGCGAGATGAAGGAGAAGAAGGCGCGCGTCGAGGACGCGCTCCACGCGACACGCGCAGCCGTCGAGGAGGGCGTGGTGCCGGGTGGCGGCGTCGCGCTGCTGCGCGGTCTGGCGGCGCTCGACGGACTCGGGGAGGCGCTCGACGCGGAGCAGAAGGCGGGCGTCAACATCGTGCGCCGCGCGGTCGAGGAGCCGCTGCGCATGATCAGCCAGAACGCCGGGATCGACGGCTCGATCGTGGTCGAGAAGGTGAAGGGAGGCAAGGGCGCCTTCGGCTTCAACGCCGCGACCGAGGAGTACGAGGACCTGGTGAAGGCCGGCGTGATCGACCCGACCAAGGTCGTGCGCACGGCGCTCCAGAACGCCGCTTCGGTGGCTTCGCTGCTGCTCACGACCGAGGCGATGGTCGCCGAGAAGCCGGAGAAGAAGAAGGCCGGCGGCGGCGGCGGCGGCATGCCGGACATGGGCGGCATGGGTGGCATGGGTGGCATGGGCGGGGACATGGACTTCTAGTCTCCGGCTCCCTTGCTGGCAGATGGCGGCCCCTCGTCCTCGCGGACGGGGGGCCGCTCGTCCTCCGGGCCGACGACCTCGCGCGCGTGCGGCGGCTATCGTCGGGCGCATGGCGATCGCCCTCCACGACCCGACCCTGCTGCGCACGCAGGCCTTCCTTGGCGGCACGTGGGCGGGGGCGGACTCCGGCGCGACCTTCGCCGTGCGCGACCCCGCCGACGGCGAGGAGCTGGCGCGCGTACCGCGCTGCGGCGCGGCCGAGACGCGCCGCGCGATCGCGGCGGCGGCGGCCGTCCAGCCCGGCTGGCGGGCCTGCACCGCGCTGGAGCGCGCGCGCGTGCTGCGCCGCTTCCATGACCTCCTCGTCGAGCACGAGGACGACCTCGGGATGCTGATCACGCGCGAGCAGGGCAAGCCGCTCGCGGAGGCGCGCGCCGAGATCGCCTACGCGGCCGGCTTCTTCGGCTGGTTCGCCGAGGAGGCGCGCCGCGTCCAGGGCGAGACGATCCCCGCCCACCGCGCCGACGCCCGCATCGTGGTCGTGCGCGAGCCGATCGGGGTGGGCGCCGGCATCACGCCGTGGAACTTCCCGGCGGCGATGATCGCGCGCAAGATCGCGCCGGCCCTGGCCGTCGGCTGCGCGATCGTCGTCAAGCCCGCCGAGGCGACGCCGCTGACCGCGCTGGCGATCGCCGAGCTGGCGGCGCGCGCCGGGCTGCCGGTGGGGCTGCTGTCGGTGGTGACCGGCGCCGCGGAGGACGCACCCGTGATCGGCGCCGAGCTCGCCGAGAACCCGATCGTGCGCGCGCTCTCCTTCACCGGCTCGACCGAGGTGGGACGCCTCTTGATGGCACAGTGCGCGCCCACCGTGAAGCGCGTCTCGCTCGAGCTCGGCGGCAACGCCCCGTTCCTGGTCTTCGACGACGCCGATCTCGCCGCCGCCGTCGAGGGTGTGATCGCCTCGAAGTTCCGCAATGCGGGCCAGACCTGCGTGTGCGCGAACCGGATCCTCGTGCAGGACGGGGTCCACGACCGCTTCGTCGCGGCGCTCGCCGAGCGGATCCGGGCGCTCCGCGTGGCGCGCGGGACCGAGGCGGGCGCCCAGATCGGGCCGCTGATCGACGAGGACGGTCTCGCGAAGGTCGAGCGCCACGTGGCGGACGCCACCGCGCGCGGCGCGCGCGTTCTCGTCGGCGGCCAGCCCCACGCGCTCGGCGGCACCTTCTACGAGCCGACCCTGCTCATCGGGGTCGGCACCGGGATGCTGCTCGCGCAGGAGGAGACCTTCGGTCCGGTGGCCGGGATCCTGCGTTTCCGCGACGAAACCGAGGCCGTGCGCATCGCGAACGACACGCCCTTCGGCCTCGCCGCCTACTTCTACGCGCGCGACGCGGCGCGCGCCTGGCGCGTGTCGGAGGCGCTCGAGTACGGGATGGTGGGGATCAACACCGGAATGGTATCGACGGAGGTTGCGCCCTTCGGCGGCATGAAGCAGAGCGGGATCGGGCGCGAGGGCTCGCGCCAAGGCGTCGAGGAGTGGCTGGAGACCAAGTACCTGTGCTGGGGGGGGCTCTCGTGAGCCGCCGGCGGGCGCGGTTCCCCGAGCGACGCTACGGGGCGACGTGGAGCACCAGCTCGCGCCCACTCCCGCGCCGCCGGTGCTCCCAGACGAAGACGCCCTGCCAGGGGCCGAGCGCGAGCCGCCCCCCGAGCACCGGAATCGACAGCGAGGTCGCCGTGAGCGCCGCCTTGATGTGCGCCGGCACGTCGTCGGGCCCTTCGCGCGTGTGGGTGTAGAGCGGATCGACGACGGCCTCGACCGGGCCGGTGATCTCGTGCAGGCCGCGGCCGCGGGTCGGGACGCGAATCCGCGTCACCAAGCGCTAGCGGTCCTCCGCCACCGTGAGGAGCGCCTGGGTGGCGCCGGGCACGCCCGTGATCACGACCGACGACACGCGATTGCCCTTGCGCGCGACGAGCGTGCTGCGCGCGTGCTCCTCCTTCGCGAGCTCGATCTCCCAGCCCTGGGCCAGGTAGTGCTCCTGGTACCAGGCAAAGAGATCGGCGGGCGGATCGGGGCTGCGCAGGTTCACGACGGTGCCGTGGTCGGGCGCCGCCATCGACGAGAGGGGCCGCGCGTTGCCGTAGAGCGGCACGTCGTCGGGAAAGCCGGTGGGAAGCTGGTCGGCCTTGCCGTACTCGGCCTCGAAGACCTGGCCATCGGGCAGCACGGTCCGCGTCACGACCGGTCCCGCGGGTGCGGGAGTGGGTGCGGCGGCAGGAGCCGGGGGCTCCACCGCGGGAGCGGGCGAGGCCGCGATCGGCTCGGGAGCCGGTGCGGCAGGCGCCGGGGCGGCGCCTCGGTCCCGGGCGCCGCAGGCGAGGGCGAGGGCGAGCGCGAGGGCGGCGAGCGGAGCGAGCGAGCGGACGGAACGGGCGGGTGCCATGGGCTCCTCCGGTGCGGCCGGGCCGGCGAGGGTAACAGAGACCGCTGCTACGCTGCGCGCCGGACGCCCGACAGGAGAACCCCCGCGATGGATCTCGGTTACGGCCCCGAGGCCGAGGCCTTCCGGCACGCGCTGCGCGAGTTCCTCGAGCTCCACAAGGAGCGCGCCCCGCGCGGCGGCCAGCTCCTGGCCGGTGCCACGCGCAGCGCGGCGATCCTGGACTGGCAGCGGCTCCTGATCGAGCACGGCTACGCCGCGCGAACGATCCCGAAGGAGTACGGCGGCTACGGTGCCGCGCCGGATCCACTGATCCGGGTCCTCCTCGACGAGGAGTTCGCACGCGCCGGTGTCTCGGCGGGGATCGGCGGGCAGGGGCCCGACATGCTGGTCCCCACCTTGCTGGAGCACGGCAGCGAGGAGCAGAAGCGCCGCTGGGTGCCGCCCACGATCCGCGGCGAGGTGGTCTGGTGCCAGGGCTATTCCGAGCCCAACGCCGGCAGCGACCTCGCGAACGTGCAGACGCGCGCCGTCGAGGACGGCACGGACTTCGTGATCAACGGCCAGAAGATCTGGACCACCACCGCGCACCAGGCCGACATGATGTTCGGCCTGATCCGTACCGAGCCCGGCGCCGGCAAGCACGGCGGCCTCTCCTACGTGCTGATCCCGATGGACACGCCCGGGATCGAGGTCCGCCCGCTCGCCACGATGACCGGCCACGCCGAGTTCAACGAGGTGTTCTTCAGCGACGTGCGCGTGCCACAGGCGAACGTGGTGGGCAAGCGCGGTGAGGGCTGGAAGATCGCCAACACCACGCTCACGCACGAGCGCAACATGCTGGCCGCGACCGGGCAGCTCGAGTCCTCGCTCGCGCGCCTGGTCGAGCTGATGCAGGCCGAGACCCGCGACGGCCGCCGCGCGATCGACGACCCGGCGCTGCGCGACCGCCTGATGCGGCTCCAGGGGCGGCTCGTCGCCATGAAGTACCACTCGCTGCGCATGCTCACCTGCCGGATCCGCCGCGAGCCTCCGGGGCCGGCGGGCACGCCGGAGGGCTCCGCAGCGCTCGTCACCAAGCTCGCCGGCTGCGAGCTCTCGCACCAGATCGCGGCGCTCGCGATCGACGCGATGGGCGAGCTCGGCACGCTCTACGGGGGCGCCCGGCACGAGCGCGCCGGCGGGCTCTGGCAGTTCCACTACATGTTCTCGCTCGGGCTCGTCATCGGCGGCGGCACGGCGCAGATCCAGAAGAACATCATCTCCGAGCGCGGCCTGGGTCTGCCGCGCGAGGCGAAGGCGTAGGGAGACGGCGATGGATTTCGGGCTCTCCGAGGAGCAGCGCCTGCTCGAGCAGACCCTGCGGCGTTGGCTCGACGAGCAGCTTCCCGTCGCGCGCGTGCGCGAGATCGCCGCGAGCGAGGCCGGGACCGACGCGGGCTTGTGGCAGGGTCTCGCCGAGCTCGGTGTGCTGGGCCTCCTGGTCCCCGAGGAGCACGGCGGCGGCGGCCTCGGGCTGCTCGACGCGGCGCTCGCGATGGAGAGCCTGGCGCGCGCCGCCGCGCCGGCGCCCTACCTCGGCAGCGCCGTGCTCGCGCCGCTGGCGCTGCTCGCAGCCGGCACCGGGATCCAGCGCCGCGAGTGGCTCCCGAAGCTCGCGAGCGGCACGGCCCGGATCGGCGTCGCGCTCGGTGAGCTCAGCGGCCGGCGCGCCGACGCGGGCCTGCGCGTGGACGGGGGCCGCCTCCAGGGCCGGGCGCTCTTCGCGATCGACACGGGCGCCGCCGACGCGTTCCTGGTCGCGCTCGACCGCGATCACCTCGTCCTGGTCCCCTCCGATGCGTCCGGCCTCGCCGTGACGACGCTGCCGACGATCGACCGCACGCGCCGGGTCGCCGAGCTCGGCTTCGACGGCGTGGGGCCGATCGACTGGCTCGGCGGGCCGGCCGGCGTGGCTGGCGCCGCGGCGCGCGTGCTCGACGCAGGCCGCGTGGCGCTCGCGGCCGACGCGCTCGGCGCCGCCGAACGCGCCCTCGAGATGGCCGTCGCCTACGCGAAGCAGCGCGTCCAGTTCGGCCGGCCGATCGGCTCCTTCCAGGCCGTGAAGCACCTGTGCGCCGAGATGGCCGCCGAGCTCGAGCCCGCCCGCTCGCTCGTCTGGTACGCGGCCTACGCCTTCGACCAGCGGCCCGAAGAGGCCACGGTGATGGCGGCGCACGCCAAGGCCCACCTGGCCGAGGTGGCGACCGCGATCGTCCGCACCGCCACCGAGGTCCACGGCGGCTACGGCTTCACCGACGAGGGTGACCTGCATCTGTGGTTCAAGCGCGCCGGCCTCGACCGGCAGCTCCTCGGCGGGCCCGAGGCGGTGCGCGCCGAGGCCGCCGCGGCGCAGGGGCTCGCCTGATGTCGCCCGCGGTGGCGGTGGCCCTGCTCTGGGTGCTCTTCGGCGCGACCCACGTGGCGCTGTCGAGCCCGGGCCTGCGGGCACGGCTCGCCGCCGCGCTCGGCGAGCGCGGCTTCCTCGGCGTCTACTCGCTGGTCGCCTTCGCCAGCTTCGTGCCGCTCGTCTGGGTCTACCTGGCCCATCGACACGAGGGTGCGTTGCTGTGGGCGCTCCCGATCGGGACGGCGGGACTGTGGGCGATCTACGCCGGACAGGCCGTGGCCTGGACGATCGCCGTCGCGGGCCTGGCGAGTCCGAGCCCTGCCACGGTCGGCCTGCCCGAGGAGCGGCGCCTGCGGGAGCCCCGCGGCGTCCACCGCATCACCCGCCACCCGCTCTTCATGGGCCTCGGCCTCGCCGGCCTGCTCCACCTGCCCGGGAACGGCTTCGCCACCGACGTCGCCTTCTGGGCCGGCTTCCCGCTCTTCGCCCTCGTCGGCTGCGCCCACCAGGACGCCCGCAAGCGCGCCACCCAGCCGGGCTACGCGGAGTGGATCGCGGCGACACCGTTCCTTCCCTTCACCGGCGCCGGCACCCGGCCCGGCCTGCGCGAGCTTTCGCCAGCCGTGGTCGCGCTCGGGATCGCCGTCACGGTCGGCCTGCGCTGGCTGCACGGGCCGCTGTTCCGCTAGCTAGCTAGCGCGAACGCGCGATCGGATCCCGGGACCGGGCTCGACCGCGGCCAGCCTCAGTGCGGCAGCCGCAGCACCACGCCCAGCATGCGCCTCGCGAGCGGTGTGAGCCGCGTGCGGAGGTAGGCGTTGGCGGCGCCGGTCACGGCCATGGCCCGCGTCGGATAGGGGAGGACCGTGGCGGACAGCGCGCCGAGGCCGAGGCCGGCGGTCATGGCGGCCACGACCAGCGCGATCTGCTCGCCGGCGCCCGCCCCCACGATGGTGGCGCCGACGATCGTGTCCCTGCCCCTGGGCGTGTGGAGGCGCGCGAAGCCCTCCGTCTCGCCCTCCGTGCGGGCGCGGTCGTTGGCGGTCATGGGTACGGTGTAGGTGTCGATCGCGACGCCCTGCTCCTCGGCCTGCTGCGGCGTCAAGCCTGCCTGGGCCAGCTCGGGATCGGTGTAGGTGCACCAGGGGATCACGAGCCGGGAGAGCCGCTGGCGGCCGTAGAAGAGCGCGTTCCGGACCGCGAGCCGGGCGGCAGCGTCGGCGGCGTGCGTGAACCGGGTCTCCAGCGCGCAGTCGCCGACGGCGTAGACGCGGCGGTTCGTGGTGCGCAGGAAGTCGTCGACCGTGACCCCGCGCTGCGCGTCGTAGCCGACGCCGGCGGCCTCGAGCCCCAGGCCCTGGACGTTGGGGAGGCGTCCGGCGGCGACGAGCAGCTCGTCGAAGGCCTCCTCGCCGGCGCCGGCGCCCTCCGCGGCGAAGCGCAGGCGGCGCACCGCGCCGTCGCGCGCCACGCGCTCGACGCGGGTGCCGAGCAGCACGCGCACGCCGTCGCGGGCGAGCGCCTGGGCCACGATCCCGGCCGCCTCGGGGTCGTCGCGCGCAAGCAGCCGCGGGGCGACCTCGAAGAGCGTCACCGAGACCCCGAGCCGCGCGAAGGCCTGCGCCAGCTCGCAGCCGATCGGACCGCCGCCGAGCACGGCGAGCCGCGCCGGCGCCTCGCGCAGGTCGAAGACGGTCTCGTTGGTGAGGGGGTGGGCTTCCGGGAGGCCCGGGATCGGCGGCAGCGCGGCGCGCGCGCCGGTCGCGACGATCGCGCGCCGGAAGGCGAGCCGGCGCCCGCCCACGAGCGCCTCCCCGGAGCCCGCGAAGCGACCCTCGCCGAGGAAGACGTCGACGCCGAGCTCGTCGCGGAAGCGGTACGCGGAGTCGTGGGGCGCGATCGCGGCGCGGATCGCCCGCATGCGCTCCATCGCGGCCGCGAAGTCGGGCTGCGCGCCTTCGGGCGGCGCGAGGCCGATCGCCCGCGCCCGGCGGGCGTCGGCAGCGAAGCGGCCGGCGCGCAGCACCGCCTTCGAGGGCACGCAGCCCACGTTCAGGCAGTCGCCGCCCAGGAGGCCGCGCTCGACGAGCGCGACGCGCGCGCCGAGCCCGCTCGCGATCGCGGCGCTGACCAGGCCGGCGGTGCCGGCGCCGAGCACGACCAGGTCGTAGCGCCGGGCCGGTTCGGGGTTCCTCCAGTCGGGCGGCGCGAGCGCGGCGAGCCGCGCGGCGTCGTGCGGATCCGCGGGCAGGAGCGGGGGCCGGCTCACGCCAGGTCCTCGCCGGCCGAGCCCCGCAGCGCCTGGCGGGCGAGGCGCGCCACGAGATGGGTCGCGGCCACCGTCGCGACGAGCCCGAGCGCCAGGAGCGCCCACTCGGCCGGGCTGCGCGAGCGCGTACCGCCGGCGGCCCGGGCGAGCTCGCCGGCGAGCGAGCCGGAGTACACGTAGAGGAGCGTGCCCGGCAGCATGCCGGCCGAGGCGAGCAGGTAGTCGCGCAGGCGTACGCGCGTGAGGCCGAGCGCGTAGTTCAGCAGGTTGAACGGGAGCAGCGGCGAGAGCCGCAGCAGGAAGACGATGCGGCCGCCCTGGGCCGCGATCGCGCGGTCGATGGCCGCGAAACGCGGATCCGCGGCGATCCGCCGCTCGACCCAGGGCCGGGCCAGGTGGCGCGCGACCAGGAAGGCGAGCGTGGCGCCGATCAGGGCAGCGACGAACACGTAGGCCGTCCCGCGCGCGAGCCCGAAGACGGCGCCGCCGGCGAGCGTCAGGAGCGAGCCCGGGACGAACGCCAGCACGGCGAGCACGTAGCCGGCCATGAAGACGAGCGGTCCCCATGCGCCGAGGCCTTCGACCCGGGCCTGGAACGCGGGCGCCAGCGCACCGAGCTGGCGCCCGGCCACGATCAGCAGCGCGATCCCCGTGGCGACGAGCGCGGGGCGCAGCCGCCGCGCTCGTGCTCCCGCTCGCGCTGCGGCTTGCGCTGCGGCCTCGCCGCCACGGGCCCGCTCCGCCATTGAGCGGACGCTATCACGGTGCTAGACCCGCCGGCACGTTCCGCCCCCACGCGAGCCGGCCCTTGCCCGACGTCCGCCTCACGGACCTGATCGACGTCCTGATCGTCGCGGTCCTGCTCTTCACCGCGCTCGGCTGGGTGCGCCATGCGCGCGGGCGCATCGCGCTGGCCGGCGTTGCGATCGCCGGAGCGCTCTTCCTGGTGGCGCGCGCGCTCGGGCTCCAGATGACGGTCTGGATCCTCCAGGGCTTCTTCGCGGTCGGCGTGCTCGTGCTCGTGGTGGTGTTCCAGGACGACCTGCGGCGCGGGCTCGAGCAGCTCGCGGTCTGGGGGCTGCGCCGGCGCCCGCAGGCCGCGCCCGCCGACGCCGTCGACGCGCTGGTCGGCGCGGTGCGCCGGATGGCAGCCGCGCGGATCGGCGCGCTGGTCGTACTGGCCGGGCGCGAGCCGCTCGACCGCCACGTGGCGGGCGGGATCGAGCTCGACGGCAAGCTCTCCGAGCCCCTCCTGCTCTCGCTCTTCGACCCGCACTCGGCGGGGCACGACGGGGCCGTCCTCGTCGAGGGTGATCGCGTGCGGCGCTTCGCGCTGCACCTGCCGCTCTCGACCGACGGCGAGCAGCTCGGCGGCGGCGGCACCCGTCACGCCGCGGCGCTGGGCCTCGCCGAGCGCAGCGACGCCTTCTGCGTGGTGGTGTCGGAGGAACGCGGAACGGTGTCGGTAGCGCGCGACGGGAGCCTGCACCGGCTGCCGGGACCGGAGGCGCTGGCGTCCGAGCTGCGGCGCTTCCTCCAGCGCGTGTCGAAGCGCCCCGACGACCGCGGCGCGCTGCGCGCGGTCGCCCGGCGCTGGCCGGAGGCGCTGGTCGCCCTCGGCGCCTCGCTCGCGTTCTGGTTCCTGCTCGTGCCGGGCTCCGTGGTGGACCGCTTCGCGCGCCGCGTGCCGGTCGTGGTCGACAACCTGCCGCCGGGCTGGACGCTCGAGAGCGTGGAACCGAGCGAGGTGGAGGTCGTCTTCGAGGGCCCGCGGCGCAGCCTGCTCTTCTCGGGCGGCGGCTCGGAGGCCGAGGTGCACGTGGACGCGCTGCTGGTCCAGCTCGGCCGCCGCACCTTCGAGATCGACCCCGGCGACGTGCGCCACCCCGAGGGCTGGCGCCCGCTCGCCGTCGAGCCCGACCGCGTGAAGCTCTCGCTGGCCGGCAACGGCGGTACCCGCGCCGGCGGGAAGTAGCCGGGCTACGGCGCGCGGGAGAGCTCGCGGCGGGCGAAGAAGTCGGGGAGGGGGGCGCCGGCCACCCGTTCGCAGAGGGCGCGGAAGCGCGCGAGCGACACCGTCTGCGGCGCGGTCGCGAGCTCGTGCACGACGTCGTCGAGGCCCCGCGCGCCGGCGCTGGCGGCGCGGATCTCCCCGTCGAGGTCGCGCAGGAGGCCGACGGCGCGTGCCGTGACCGCCCCCG belongs to Deltaproteobacteria bacterium and includes:
- a CDS encoding acyl-CoA/acyl-ACP dehydrogenase yields the protein MDFGLSEEQRLLEQTLRRWLDEQLPVARVREIAASEAGTDAGLWQGLAELGVLGLLVPEEHGGGGLGLLDAALAMESLARAAAPAPYLGSAVLAPLALLAAGTGIQRREWLPKLASGTARIGVALGELSGRRADAGLRVDGGRLQGRALFAIDTGAADAFLVALDRDHLVLVPSDASGLAVTTLPTIDRTRRVAELGFDGVGPIDWLGGPAGVAGAAARVLDAGRVALAADALGAAERALEMAVAYAKQRVQFGRPIGSFQAVKHLCAEMAAELEPARSLVWYAAYAFDQRPEEATVMAAHAKAHLAEVATAIVRTATEVHGGYGFTDEGDLHLWFKRAGLDRQLLGGPEAVRAEAAAAQGLA
- a CDS encoding NnrU family protein translates to MSPAVAVALLWVLFGATHVALSSPGLRARLAAALGERGFLGVYSLVAFASFVPLVWVYLAHRHEGALLWALPIGTAGLWAIYAGQAVAWTIAVAGLASPSPATVGLPEERRLREPRGVHRITRHPLFMGLGLAGLLHLPGNGFATDVAFWAGFPLFALVGCAHQDARKRATQPGYAEWIAATPFLPFTGAGTRPGLRELSPAVVALGIAVTVGLRWLHGPLFR
- a CDS encoding mercuric reductase; this translates as MSRPPLLPADPHDAARLAALAPPDWRNPEPARRYDLVVLGAGTAGLVSAAIASGLGARVALVERGLLGGDCLNVGCVPSKAVLRAGRFAADARRARAIGLAPPEGAQPDFAAAMERMRAIRAAIAPHDSAYRFRDELGVDVFLGEGRFAGSGEALVGGRRLAFRRAIVATGARAALPPIPGLPEAHPLTNETVFDLREAPARLAVLGGGPIGCELAQAFARLGVSVTLFEVAPRLLARDDPEAAGIVAQALARDGVRVLLGTRVERVARDGAVRRLRFAAEGAGAGEEAFDELLVAAGRLPNVQGLGLEAAGVGYDAQRGVTVDDFLRTTNRRVYAVGDCALETRFTHAADAAARLAVRNALFYGRQRLSRLVIPWCTYTDPELAQAGLTPQQAEEQGVAIDTYTVPMTANDRARTEGETEGFARLHTPRGRDTIVGATIVGAGAGEQIALVVAAMTAGLGLGALSATVLPYPTRAMAVTGAANAYLRTRLTPLARRMLGVVLRLPH
- a CDS encoding TVP38/TMEM64 family protein, producing MAERARGGEAAAQAAARAGARARRLRPALVATGIALLIVAGRQLGALAPAFQARVEGLGAWGPLVFMAGYVLAVLAFVPGSLLTLAGGAVFGLARGTAYVFVAALIGATLAFLVARHLARPWVERRIAADPRFAAIDRAIAAQGGRIVFLLRLSPLLPFNLLNYALGLTRVRLRDYLLASAGMLPGTLLYVYSGSLAGELARAAGGTRSRSPAEWALLALGLVATVAATHLVARLARQALRGSAGEDLA
- a CDS encoding diadenylate cyclase; protein product: MPDVRLTDLIDVLIVAVLLFTALGWVRHARGRIALAGVAIAGALFLVARALGLQMTVWILQGFFAVGVLVLVVVFQDDLRRGLEQLAVWGLRRRPQAAPADAVDALVGAVRRMAAARIGALVVLAGREPLDRHVAGGIELDGKLSEPLLLSLFDPHSAGHDGAVLVEGDRVRRFALHLPLSTDGEQLGGGGTRHAAALGLAERSDAFCVVVSEERGTVSVARDGSLHRLPGPEALASELRRFLQRVSKRPDDRGALRAVARRWPEALVALGASLAFWFLLVPGSVVDRFARRVPVVVDNLPPGWTLESVEPSEVEVVFEGPRRSLLFSGGGSEAEVHVDALLVQLGRRTFEIDPGDVRHPEGWRPLAVEPDRVKLSLAGNGGTRAGGK